A genomic window from Carassius auratus strain Wakin chromosome 19, ASM336829v1, whole genome shotgun sequence includes:
- the LOC113120200 gene encoding collagen alpha-1(XIV) chain-like — MAKAVQSEEKGLVLYSKDSWIEWNLNTHSTKEAVIHAVKNLPYKGGQTLTGLALTYILENSFKAESGSRPDVPKIVILITDGESQDDVLSPAQKLRDAGIELFAIGVLNADKKKLRAIASPPEETHVYYMRDVSLMLDIMEKLSRSVCERVSELNREISGEKGSAAPSDLLTSEFTARRFCVTRPADL, encoded by the exons atggcaaaagcagtTCAATCAGAGGAAAAAG gtttgGTGCTGTACAGCAAGGATTCATGGATCGAGTGGAATCTGAACACTCACAGCACTAAAGAGGCCGTGATCCACGCAGTGAAGAATCTGCCCTATAAAGGAGGACAAACACTCACag GTCTGGCTCTGACATATATTCTGGAGAACAGCTTCAAAGCTGAATCTGGATCCAGACCTGATGTTCCTAAGATTGTGATTCTGATCACGGATGGGGAATCACAGGACGATGTTCTTTCTCCTGCTCAGAAACTCAGAGATGCTGGGATCGAGCTGTTTGCTATCG GAGTGTTGAATGCAGATAAGAAGAAGCTGAGAGCCATCGCGTCCCCACCGGAGGAGACACACGTGTATTACATGCGTGACGTCAGCTTGATGTTAGACATCATGGAGAAACTCAGCAGGAGCGTCTGCGAGCGCGTCTCTGAACTCAACAGAGAGATCAGCG GTGAAAAAGGGTCAGCCGCTCCCAGTGACCTTCTGACCTCTGAGTTCACGGCCAGGAGATTCTGTGTTACTCGTCCAGCGGATCTCTAA